The following are from one region of the Cetobacterium somerae genome:
- the rpsI gene encoding 30S ribosomal protein S9 has translation MAEMIQYRGTGRRKTSVARVRLIPGGKGIEINGKTMADYFGGRELLSKIVEQPLTLTETLDKFEVKVNVIGGGNAGQAGAIRHGLSRALLEADETLRGALKEAGFLTRDSRMVERKKFGKRKARRSPQFSKR, from the coding sequence GTGGCAGAAATGATTCAATATAGAGGAACTGGAAGAAGAAAAACTTCAGTAGCAAGAGTAAGACTTATTCCTGGTGGAAAAGGAATTGAAATAAATGGAAAAACTATGGCAGACTACTTCGGTGGAAGAGAGTTACTTTCTAAAATCGTTGAGCAACCATTAACATTAACTGAAACTTTAGATAAGTTTGAAGTTAAAGTAAATGTAATCGGTGGAGGAAATGCTGGTCAAGCAGGAGCTATCAGACACGGATTATCAAGAGCTTTATTAGAAGCTGATGAGACTTTAAGAGGAGCTTTAAAAGAAGCTGGATTCTTAACAAGAGACTCAAGAATGGTAGAGAGAAAGAAATTCGGAAAGAGAAAAGCAAGAAGATCTCCACAATTCTCAAAGAGATAA
- the rplM gene encoding 50S ribosomal protein L13, with amino-acid sequence MKKYTAMQRKEDVVREFVQYDAEGKILGRLAAEIAKKLMGKDKVSYTPHIDGGDFVIVTNIEKVAVTGKKLTDKVYYSHSGFPGGLKERRLEEILAKNPKEALMLAVKRMLPKNRLGREQLTRLRIFVGAEHAHTAQKPVKVEF; translated from the coding sequence GTGAAGAAATACACTGCAATGCAAAGAAAAGAAGACGTTGTAAGAGAATTCGTTCAATACGACGCAGAAGGAAAAATTTTAGGAAGATTAGCTGCAGAAATAGCTAAAAAATTAATGGGTAAAGATAAAGTTTCTTACACTCCACATATTGACGGAGGAGACTTCGTAATCGTTACAAATATCGAGAAGGTAGCTGTAACTGGAAAGAAATTAACAGATAAAGTTTACTATAGTCACTCAGGTTTCCCTGGTGGATTAAAAGAAAGAAGATTAGAAGAGATTCTTGCAAAGAATCCTAAAGAAGCTTTAATGCTAGCTGTTAAGAGAATGCTTCCAAAGAACAGATTAGGAAGAGAGCAGTTAACAAGATTAAGAATATTTGTTGGAGCTGAGCACGCTCATACTGCACAAAAACCAGTAAAGGTAGAATTTTAA
- a CDS encoding acetate uptake transporter, translating into MNQNNHVKIEVADPSALGLLGLAIVTLVASANKFGIVSGVSLVIPWAIFLGAFVQLIACLNDIKHGNVFGTTAFGGYAFFWFGMAMSWMIQLGVFGEAMKAAADPKAFGFVFIGYLIFTLYMTVGAIETNKTLLIIFILIDFLFIGLAGTTFGIAPHAMHTLAAVSEFAIAMMSFYGSAANVLNKTFGREFLPLGKPLGIFKK; encoded by the coding sequence ATGAATCAAAACAATCATGTAAAAATTGAAGTAGCAGACCCTTCAGCATTAGGACTATTAGGTCTTGCAATTGTTACATTAGTAGCATCGGCAAATAAATTTGGAATTGTAAGTGGAGTATCGTTAGTAATTCCTTGGGCAATATTCTTAGGAGCTTTTGTTCAATTAATAGCTTGTTTAAATGATATTAAACATGGAAACGTATTTGGAACAACAGCATTTGGTGGATATGCATTCTTCTGGTTTGGAATGGCTATGAGCTGGATGATACAACTTGGAGTATTTGGTGAAGCTATGAAAGCTGCAGCGGACCCTAAAGCTTTTGGATTTGTATTTATAGGATATTTAATATTCACATTGTACATGACAGTTGGAGCTATTGAGACTAATAAAACATTATTGATAATATTTATATTAATTGATTTCCTATTTATAGGATTAGCTGGAACAACATTTGGAATTGCTCCTCATGCAATGCATACATTAGCTGCAGTATCAGAGTTTGCAATAGCTATGATGTCATTCTATGGATCAGCTGCAAATGTTTTAAATAAAACTTTTGGAAGAGAGTTTTTACCACTAGGAAAACCTTTAGGAATCTTCAAAAAGTAA
- a CDS encoding ROK family protein, producing the protein MEYFVGIDIGGTNSKIGILNSNGDILKSTSIKTESIEGVDYTLNKIWTSVLELADELDITRDLIKGIGMGIPGPVIDQKKVGFFANFPWEKNINISEKMEKISGVKTRLDNDVNVIALGETLYGAGKGYSKSVTIALGTGVGGGIFIDGKLISGATGAGGEIGHMKLEKEGKVCGCGQKGCFEAYASATGVIRETLSRLQINKNNELYKLIDGDLNKLEAKHVFDAAKNGDKFSLDIVDYVSDYLAMGIGNVLNIINPEVIILSGGVALAGDILLDKVKEKLPNYALGITIENLQIKLGQLGNDAGIKGASALTI; encoded by the coding sequence ATGGAATATTTTGTAGGAATAGATATTGGAGGTACTAATAGTAAAATTGGAATACTAAATTCTAATGGTGATATTTTAAAAAGTACAAGTATAAAAACAGAATCAATAGAGGGAGTAGATTATACTTTAAATAAAATATGGACTTCTGTTTTAGAGCTAGCAGACGAATTAGATATAACTAGAGATTTGATAAAAGGTATTGGTATGGGGATACCTGGACCAGTTATTGATCAGAAAAAAGTTGGATTTTTTGCTAATTTTCCTTGGGAGAAAAATATAAATATTAGTGAAAAAATGGAAAAAATTTCTGGAGTAAAAACGAGATTGGATAATGATGTTAATGTAATAGCTCTTGGAGAAACTTTGTATGGAGCTGGAAAAGGGTACTCTAAAAGTGTAACAATAGCTCTTGGAACAGGAGTTGGTGGTGGAATATTTATAGATGGTAAATTAATTTCTGGTGCTACTGGTGCAGGTGGAGAAATTGGTCATATGAAATTAGAAAAAGAAGGAAAAGTGTGTGGGTGTGGTCAAAAAGGATGTTTTGAAGCATATGCCTCAGCAACTGGAGTTATAAGAGAAACATTATCAAGATTACAAATAAATAAAAATAATGAGTTGTACAAGTTAATAGACGGTGATTTAAATAAATTAGAAGCAAAACATGTATTTGATGCCGCTAAAAATGGAGATAAATTTTCTTTGGATATAGTTGATTACGTTTCAGATTATCTAGCTATGGGGATTGGAAATGTTTTGAATATTATAAATCCGGAAGTAATAATTTTATCGGGAGGAGTAGCTTTAGCTGGAGATATTTTATTAGATAAAGTTAAGGAGAAATTGCCTAATTATGCATTGGGGATAACAATTGAAAATCTTCAGATTAAGTTAGGGCAACTTGGAAATGATGCTGGAATAAAAGGTGCATCAGCACTAACAATATAA
- a CDS encoding carboxypeptidase M32 translates to MEEKINKFREMIKEKKIIDSMLALLQWDLETQAPKGGYKLISEMIGELSLKSYNLTTSKEFLEMLKELKKNEEKLDNIVKREIELLEEEVEKIKVIPSEEYKMYSELTAKAQGIWEIARENNDFESFAPILEQIFNFNRKFIEYRGIKEDVYSEILNDYEKGMNVKKLDNFFEELKKEIVPLLKEVNKNKRDFQKKVKFEVSEYNQKLFSKEVLEYIGFDLERGVLSESAHPFTLTVNKDDVRLTTRYLKDLPFSSIFSTIHEGGHGVYEQGVDEILKDTILSDGASMGIHESQSRFYENVVGRSKEFWFGILEKSKFKYSKLSELTLEEIYKGINEVSPSLIRVEADELTYSLHIMVRYEIEKGILSGEYLVKDLPRVWNEKMYEYLGVVPSTDSEGVLQDVHWSCGLIGYFPSYALGNVYSLQILNAMKKDINIEGTLERGELKRIKDWLREKIHRYGKLKTPKEIMVSVTGEELNPEYYIEYLKEKYKNIYN, encoded by the coding sequence ATGGAAGAGAAAATAAATAAATTTAGAGAAATGATAAAAGAGAAAAAAATAATAGATTCTATGTTAGCTTTACTTCAATGGGATTTGGAAACCCAAGCACCAAAAGGTGGTTATAAATTGATCTCTGAAATGATAGGAGAATTAAGCTTAAAGAGCTATAATTTAACTACTTCTAAAGAGTTTTTAGAGATGTTAAAAGAATTGAAAAAAAATGAAGAAAAATTAGATAATATAGTAAAACGAGAGATAGAACTTTTAGAAGAAGAAGTTGAAAAAATAAAAGTTATTCCTAGTGAAGAGTATAAAATGTATTCTGAACTTACAGCTAAAGCTCAAGGGATATGGGAGATAGCTCGAGAAAATAATGATTTTGAAAGTTTTGCTCCTATCTTAGAGCAAATTTTTAATTTTAATCGAAAGTTTATAGAGTATAGAGGAATAAAAGAGGATGTTTATTCAGAGATTTTGAATGATTATGAAAAGGGAATGAATGTTAAAAAACTAGATAATTTTTTTGAAGAATTAAAAAAAGAGATTGTACCTTTATTAAAAGAAGTAAATAAAAATAAAAGAGACTTTCAAAAGAAAGTGAAGTTTGAAGTTTCAGAATACAATCAAAAGCTTTTTTCAAAAGAGGTTTTAGAGTATATAGGGTTTGATTTGGAAAGAGGAGTTTTATCAGAAAGCGCTCATCCATTTACATTAACTGTAAATAAAGATGATGTTAGATTAACAACGAGATATTTAAAAGATCTTCCTTTTTCAAGTATTTTTAGCACTATTCATGAGGGTGGACATGGTGTCTATGAACAGGGAGTGGATGAGATATTAAAAGATACAATTTTATCTGATGGAGCCTCTATGGGTATACATGAATCTCAATCAAGATTTTATGAAAATGTTGTTGGTAGAAGTAAGGAATTTTGGTTTGGGATTCTAGAAAAAAGTAAATTTAAATATAGTAAATTATCAGAATTAACATTAGAAGAGATTTATAAAGGTATAAATGAAGTTTCGCCATCTTTAATCAGAGTTGAAGCGGATGAGTTAACTTATTCATTACATATAATGGTACGTTATGAAATTGAAAAAGGAATTTTATCAGGAGAATACCTGGTAAAAGATTTACCAAGAGTTTGGAATGAAAAAATGTATGAATATTTAGGGGTAGTTCCATCAACAGATTCTGAAGGTGTTTTACAAGATGTTCATTGGTCTTGTGGTCTTATTGGGTACTTTCCATCGTATGCTTTGGGAAATGTATATTCACTTCAAATTTTAAATGCTATGAAAAAAGATATAAATATAGAGGGGACATTAGAAAGAGGAGAATTAAAAAGAATTAAAGATTGGTTAAGAGAGAAAATTCATAGATATGGAAAGTTGAAAACACCTAAAGAAATTATGGTTTCAGTAACTGGAGAAGAATTAAATCCAGAATATTATATAGAGTATTTAAAAGAAAAATATAAAAATATTTATAATTAG
- the trpS gene encoding tryptophan--tRNA ligase gives MKRSISGIQPSGILHLGNYFGAMKQFIENQDKYEGFYFIADYHSLTSLTDPKALRENSYNIVLDYLALGLDPEKSTIFLQSDVPEHTELMWLLSNITPVGLLERGHSYKDKVAKGFTPNTGLLTYPVLMAADILMYNADIVPVGKDQKQHLEMTRDIALKFNQQYEVELFKLPEPQILEDLAVIPGTDGQKMSKSYGNTINMFASKKELKKQIMSIVTDSTPLEDPKDPNNNIVKLYELFATKEQVEEMKNKFIAGNYGYGHAKTELLNAILEYFKDAREKREELVNNMEYVEEVLAKGAAKAREIAKAQITAAKKAVGLIGNIYNK, from the coding sequence ATGAAAAGAAGTATATCTGGTATCCAACCCAGTGGAATATTACATTTAGGAAACTATTTTGGAGCCATGAAACAGTTTATAGAAAACCAAGATAAATATGAAGGTTTTTATTTTATTGCAGATTATCATTCACTTACATCTCTTACTGATCCTAAAGCACTTAGAGAAAACTCTTATAATATAGTTTTAGATTATTTAGCTTTAGGACTTGATCCTGAAAAGTCAACAATTTTTTTACAATCAGATGTTCCTGAACATACAGAACTTATGTGGTTACTTTCTAACATTACTCCTGTAGGTCTTTTAGAAAGAGGCCATTCATACAAAGATAAAGTTGCTAAAGGCTTCACTCCTAATACAGGACTTTTAACTTACCCTGTTCTTATGGCTGCTGATATACTTATGTATAATGCTGATATTGTTCCAGTAGGAAAAGATCAAAAACAACATCTAGAAATGACAAGAGATATTGCATTAAAATTTAATCAGCAATATGAAGTTGAGCTTTTCAAACTTCCTGAACCTCAGATTTTAGAAGATTTAGCTGTTATTCCTGGTACTGATGGACAAAAAATGAGTAAATCATATGGTAATACAATTAATATGTTTGCATCTAAAAAAGAACTTAAAAAGCAAATTATGAGTATCGTTACTGATTCTACTCCTCTAGAAGATCCAAAAGATCCAAATAACAACATTGTTAAACTTTATGAACTTTTCGCAACTAAAGAACAAGTTGAAGAGATGAAAAATAAATTTATTGCTGGAAATTATGGATATGGACATGCTAAAACTGAGCTTTTAAATGCTATACTTGAATATTTCAAAGATGCTAGAGAAAAAAGAGAAGAATTAGTAAATAATATGGAATATGTTGAAGAAGTTCTTGCTAAAGGAGCTGCTAAGGCTAGAGAAATTGCTAAAGCACAAATAACAGCTGCCAAAAAAGCTGTCGGATTAATTGGAAATATATATAACAAATAA
- a CDS encoding sensor histidine kinase: protein MIEIIFVITNILFLSHLYKDGVKNSLKENVFIISNLIKEYDKKDYQQIFENSDMRFNIIGLNGKVIYDSRKYNEEGKLENHSNRREVLEVKNTGIGFDIRKSSISDEVMAYYAVERSNKEGEKVVVRVSKNYGDTLRMLKIILVAELLFFTFLNFIIHAFYKKYLKRDLYRKIEVIEDFLKEKGNGENLYFEKDPWILNLWDIVQKWQKQNLENIVNLNREKRILHQIITSIDSSICLFDENLQLIIKNSRFNYLYEKDKLNYLNLIKDIEIIDIVKKSVREKQNQKSEVYILRLKRYFSVSVKFLDQDQRYLLSIKDITQTKGMIEVQKTFISNVSHELKTPLTNIKGYVIALEDAPEPLKIQFIKTIKNNIDKLENIIADFLNISKIESSNIVNIEKIPVARLKAELHAILNERIKTSEANITYSLNLLNKEGELKIDFEKVLTILKNLVENAIIYRGDLKPEIEISIIETKSMYKIGVKDNGVGIASDDVEKIFERFYRVDKARTSNKAGTGLGLSIVKELVERCGGKVDVISKEGKGTIFIFTILK from the coding sequence ATGATTGAAATAATTTTTGTAATAACCAATATTTTATTTTTATCTCATTTGTATAAAGATGGAGTAAAAAATAGCTTAAAAGAAAATGTTTTTATCATATCTAATTTAATAAAGGAGTATGACAAAAAAGATTACCAACAAATATTTGAAAATTCTGATATGAGATTTAATATAATTGGTTTAAATGGAAAGGTTATATATGATTCGAGAAAATATAATGAAGAAGGAAAGTTAGAAAATCATAGTAACAGAAGAGAAGTTCTTGAAGTTAAAAATACTGGAATAGGATTTGATATAAGGAAAAGTTCTATTTCAGATGAGGTTATGGCATACTATGCAGTTGAAAGAAGTAATAAAGAGGGAGAAAAAGTAGTTGTAAGAGTTTCTAAAAATTATGGAGATACTTTAAGAATGTTAAAGATAATTTTAGTTGCAGAACTTTTATTTTTTACATTTTTAAACTTTATAATACATGCTTTTTATAAAAAATATTTAAAAAGAGACTTGTATAGAAAGATAGAAGTTATTGAAGATTTTTTAAAAGAAAAAGGAAATGGAGAAAACCTGTATTTTGAAAAAGACCCTTGGATTCTTAATTTATGGGATATTGTTCAAAAGTGGCAAAAACAAAATTTAGAAAATATAGTTAATCTTAATAGAGAAAAGAGAATTTTACATCAAATAATAACATCTATAGATTCTTCAATATGTCTTTTTGATGAAAATTTACAATTAATAATTAAAAATAGTAGATTTAATTATCTTTATGAAAAGGATAAATTGAATTATTTAAATTTAATAAAAGATATTGAAATTATAGATATAGTAAAAAAAAGTGTAAGAGAAAAACAGAATCAAAAATCAGAAGTTTATATTTTAAGATTAAAAAGATATTTTAGTGTAAGTGTTAAATTTTTAGATCAAGACCAGAGATACTTATTGTCTATAAAAGATATAACTCAAACTAAAGGTATGATAGAAGTTCAAAAAACCTTTATAAGTAATGTAAGCCATGAATTGAAAACACCTTTAACGAATATAAAAGGTTATGTAATTGCGTTAGAAGACGCACCTGAGCCGTTGAAAATTCAGTTTATAAAAACTATAAAAAATAATATAGACAAATTAGAGAATATAATTGCAGATTTTTTAAATATAAGTAAGATTGAAAGCTCGAATATTGTTAATATTGAAAAGATACCGGTAGCAAGATTAAAAGCGGAATTACATGCAATATTAAATGAAAGAATAAAAACAAGTGAAGCTAATATAACTTATAGCTTAAATCTTCTAAATAAAGAAGGAGAGTTAAAGATTGATTTTGAAAAAGTTTTAACTATTTTAAAAAATTTAGTTGAAAATGCAATTATATATAGAGGGGATTTAAAACCAGAAATAGAAATATCGATAATAGAAACAAAAAGTATGTATAAAATAGGTGTGAAAGATAATGGTGTAGGGATTGCTTCTGATGATGTTGAGAAGATATTCGAAAGATTTTACAGAGTAGACAAGGCAAGAACAAGTAATAAGGCTGGAACTGGATTAGGACTTTCTATCGTGAAAGAACTTGTAGAAAGATGTGGAGGAAAAGTGGATGTTATTTCTAAAGAGGGAAAAGGTACTATTTTTATATTTACAATCTTGAAATAA
- a CDS encoding response regulator transcription factor, whose translation MKVLVVEDDLEIQALINYYFTKEGYKVTVASDGLEGLKYLKKDKHELIILDLMLPNLDGINFTKIVKEMEDEYGTPYIVMLTAKTEVEDVLKGLEIGADDYMKKPFDPRELLLRGKKLLNQQEKNKKIRNRFLDLEIDEDKHLVTNNGEEVELSKKEYDLLLLLVKNKGIVVSREKILDKVWGSNYYSGDRTVDVYISKLREKIPFLTECIKTVKGVGYRLEEKR comes from the coding sequence ATGAAGGTACTAGTAGTTGAAGATGATTTAGAGATACAGGCGTTAATAAACTATTATTTCACAAAAGAGGGTTATAAAGTAACCGTAGCTTCTGATGGATTAGAAGGTTTGAAGTATTTGAAAAAAGATAAACATGAATTAATCATCTTAGATTTAATGCTACCTAATTTGGATGGAATAAATTTTACGAAGATTGTAAAAGAGATGGAAGATGAGTATGGAACTCCTTATATAGTTATGTTAACTGCTAAAACAGAAGTTGAAGATGTATTGAAAGGATTAGAAATTGGAGCGGATGATTATATGAAAAAGCCATTTGATCCAAGAGAGCTTCTGTTAAGAGGAAAAAAACTTCTTAATCAACAAGAAAAAAACAAAAAGATAAGAAATAGATTTTTAGATTTGGAAATTGATGAAGATAAACATTTGGTTACAAATAATGGTGAAGAGGTAGAATTATCTAAGAAAGAGTATGATTTACTTTTGCTTTTAGTTAAAAATAAAGGAATTGTAGTAAGTAGAGAGAAAATATTGGATAAAGTTTGGGGGAGTAATTATTATTCAGGCGATAGAACTGTAGATGTGTATATATCTAAATTGAGAGAGAAAATACCATTTTTAACAGAATGTATAAAAACAGTGAAAGGAGTAGGATACAGATTAGAAGAAAAGAGATAA
- a CDS encoding phosphate ABC transporter substrate-binding protein has protein sequence MKMKKFFLMGLMAMMGAYSTTAMASKVVQVKGSDTIVNVSQYIAEEYMGKNKDARIAVTGGGSGVGISSLINGTADIGMASRNIKDKEVKAAEEKGLKLKEVVLGYDGITVIVNDSNKVNDLTHEDLAKIFRGEITNWKELGGDDATIVVLSRDSSSGTHEFFKEHIIREENTKKDAEYGKNTLYMPSNEAIKQEAKNNKYAIGYIGMGYMDKSVKSLKVDSIEPSVQNVADKKYPIAREIYWYVIDTDNKDVNGLVDFALSADGQRVVADEGFVPAK, from the coding sequence ATGAAAATGAAAAAGTTTTTTCTAATGGGGTTAATGGCTATGATGGGAGCGTATTCAACAACAGCGATGGCATCAAAAGTTGTCCAAGTGAAAGGTTCAGATACAATAGTAAATGTTTCTCAGTATATTGCTGAAGAGTATATGGGAAAAAATAAGGATGCTAGAATTGCTGTTACAGGTGGAGGGTCTGGAGTAGGAATATCATCTTTAATAAACGGAACAGCTGATATAGGGATGGCATCTAGAAATATTAAGGATAAAGAAGTAAAAGCAGCAGAGGAGAAAGGATTAAAATTAAAAGAAGTTGTTTTAGGATATGATGGGATAACAGTAATAGTGAATGACTCAAATAAAGTAAATGATTTAACGCATGAGGATTTAGCTAAAATATTTAGAGGAGAGATTACTAATTGGAAAGAGCTTGGAGGAGATGATGCTACAATAGTTGTTTTATCTAGAGATTCATCATCTGGAACACATGAGTTTTTTAAAGAGCATATTATAAGAGAAGAAAATACAAAGAAAGATGCGGAATACGGTAAAAATACTTTGTATATGCCTTCAAATGAAGCTATAAAACAAGAAGCAAAGAATAATAAATACGCAATTGGATATATAGGAATGGGATATATGGATAAATCTGTAAAAAGTTTAAAAGTGGATTCAATAGAACCTAGTGTACAAAATGTAGCAGATAAAAAATATCCAATAGCAAGAGAAATCTATTGGTATGTTATAGATACAGATAATAAAGATGTAAATGGATTAGTTGACTTTGCATTATCAGCAGATGGACAAAGAGTAGTTGCTGATGAGGGATTCGTTCCAGCAAAATAG
- the pstC gene encoding phosphate ABC transporter permease subunit PstC, protein MHNIRKVKDSFMNGVHSIVGIFNILIVILIFIFILVNSLSFFKDYPLSKFFFGTEWISLSGKYGLLPLLVGSFWVTLVALCISIPIGIITTIYISEFANKKTKKIIKIIIETMSALPSVVLGYLGLYVLSGFIKDSFNLPSGLNALTGGIMLSFMAIPTIVSLSDDALNALDKSYREASLALGANKLETVFKVLLPAAFPGIFAGIMLGFGRIIGETMAVLMITGNAPIMAPSPLSPVRTLTATIAAEMGEVVQGSQHYHALFAIGLVLFAISFLTNSVADKYIRKSRKLMGK, encoded by the coding sequence ATGCATAATATAAGAAAAGTTAAAGATTCTTTTATGAATGGAGTTCACTCTATTGTTGGAATTTTTAACATTCTAATTGTTATACTTATATTCATTTTTATTTTAGTTAATAGTTTATCTTTTTTTAAAGACTATCCTCTTTCAAAATTTTTCTTTGGAACAGAATGGATATCTCTTTCAGGTAAATATGGACTTTTACCACTTTTAGTTGGATCATTTTGGGTAACACTAGTTGCACTTTGTATCTCTATTCCTATTGGAATTATAACTACTATATATATATCTGAGTTTGCTAATAAAAAAACAAAAAAAATCATTAAAATTATTATTGAAACAATGTCTGCTTTACCGTCAGTTGTTTTAGGATATCTAGGATTATATGTTTTGTCTGGATTTATAAAAGATTCATTTAATTTACCAAGTGGACTAAATGCTTTAACTGGAGGAATTATGCTTTCTTTTATGGCTATTCCTACTATAGTAAGTTTATCTGACGATGCATTAAATGCCCTTGATAAATCTTACCGTGAAGCTTCTCTTGCTCTTGGAGCTAATAAACTTGAAACAGTTTTTAAAGTTCTTTTACCTGCTGCATTTCCTGGAATTTTCGCAGGTATTATGCTAGGATTCGGAAGAATTATTGGTGAAACTATGGCTGTTCTTATGATAACTGGAAACGCTCCTATAATGGCACCATCTCCACTATCTCCTGTTAGAACTTTGACAGCTACAATCGCTGCTGAAATGGGTGAGGTTGTTCAAGGCAGTCAGCACTACCATGCTTTATTCGCTATCGGTTTAGTATTATTTGCAATAAGTTTCTTAACAAATAGTGTTGCAGATAAGTATATTAGAAAATCAAGAAAACTGATGGGTAAATAG
- the pstA gene encoding phosphate ABC transporter permease PstA yields the protein MKILKGKSGIAIELFIKTIALLAVVPIFLILGYIIYKGVPAISWEFLTEVPKRGMRAGGIFPAIVGTIYLTLGTIAVSVPFGIFTGVYLVEYAKDNVLTRLINLTIINLAGIPSIIYGLFGMALFVIYFKLGVSILSGSLTLGIMCLPVIITATREALLAVPNSLREASLALGATKWETISKVVVPAALPGISTGVILSISRAAGETAPILFTAAAFYLPFLPQSIFDQVMALPYHLYVISTQVPNMPQSNMHGTLFVLVFITVGFNLIGAYIRNKFEK from the coding sequence ATGAAAATTTTAAAAGGAAAAAGTGGTATCGCTATCGAATTATTTATTAAGACAATTGCTTTATTAGCAGTAGTTCCAATATTTCTGATATTAGGGTACATTATCTATAAAGGTGTTCCTGCAATCTCATGGGAGTTTTTAACCGAAGTTCCCAAGAGAGGAATGAGAGCAGGAGGAATTTTCCCAGCTATTGTTGGAACTATCTATCTAACTCTTGGAACTATTGCGGTTTCTGTTCCATTTGGAATCTTTACTGGAGTATATCTTGTTGAATATGCAAAAGATAACGTATTAACTAGATTAATCAACTTAACTATTATTAACTTAGCTGGAATACCTAGTATCATATATGGACTTTTCGGAATGGCGTTATTCGTTATATACTTTAAATTAGGTGTTTCAATATTATCAGGATCATTAACTTTAGGTATTATGTGCTTACCTGTTATTATAACAGCTACAAGAGAAGCTCTTTTAGCTGTTCCAAATAGTTTAAGAGAAGCATCTCTTGCTCTTGGAGCAACAAAATGGGAAACAATTTCTAAAGTTGTTGTTCCTGCTGCATTGCCTGGAATCTCAACTGGAGTCATTTTGAGTATTTCAAGAGCCGCTGGTGAAACTGCACCTATTTTATTTACAGCTGCAGCATTCTATTTGCCATTTTTACCTCAATCAATATTTGATCAGGTTATGGCTTTACCTTATCACCTTTATGTTATATCAACACAGGTACCTAATATGCCACAAAGCAATATGCATGGAACTTTATTTGTTCTGGTATTTATAACTGTAGGATTTAACCTTATTGGTGCATATATTAGAAATAAATTTGAAAAATAA
- the pstB gene encoding phosphate ABC transporter ATP-binding protein PstB: protein MKQDVRISVKNFNFYYGDFKALKGINMDIMKNKVTALIGPSGCGKSTFLRSLNRMNDLISSVKYEGEILLDDQNIFDKQFDIVELRKKVGMVFQKPNPFPKSIYENLVYAPKLHGETNKKKLDEIVESSLKAVALWDEVKDKLHQSALGLSGGQQQRLCIARAISINPEILLMDEPTSALDPISTAKIEELIVELAKNYSIVIVTHNMQQASRISDYTGFFYQGVLEEFGETSKIFTTPSVKKTEDYITGKFG, encoded by the coding sequence ATGAAACAAGACGTTAGAATATCTGTTAAAAACTTTAACTTTTATTATGGTGATTTCAAAGCTTTAAAAGGTATAAATATGGATATAATGAAGAATAAAGTTACGGCACTTATTGGCCCATCTGGATGTGGTAAATCAACATTTTTAAGATCTTTAAATAGAATGAATGATCTTATATCTAGTGTTAAATATGAGGGTGAAATCTTACTTGATGACCAAAATATCTTTGATAAACAATTTGATATTGTTGAACTTAGAAAAAAAGTGGGAATGGTTTTTCAAAAACCAAATCCATTTCCTAAGTCTATCTATGAAAACTTAGTTTATGCTCCTAAATTACACGGAGAAACTAATAAGAAAAAATTAGATGAAATTGTAGAATCGTCTCTTAAAGCAGTTGCTCTTTGGGATGAAGTAAAAGATAAACTTCACCAATCTGCTCTTGGATTATCAGGAGGACAACAACAAAGACTTTGTATAGCTAGAGCTATCTCTATCAACCCTGAGATACTTCTTATGGATGAACCAACTTCAGCTCTTGACCCAATATCAACTGCTAAAATCGAAGAGTTAATTGTTGAACTTGCAAAAAATTATAGTATAGTTATTGTTACTCACAATATGCAACAAGCATCAAGAATATCTGATTACACTGGATTTTTTTATCAAGGTGTTTTAGAAGAGTTTGGTGAGACTTCTAAGATATTTACTACACCAAGTGTTAAGAAAACCGAAGATTATATAACAGGAAAATTTGGATAA